A genomic stretch from Acidobacteriota bacterium includes:
- the nusG gene encoding transcription termination/antitermination protein NusG — translation MEKNWYIIHTYSGFERKVAESLKGRIAAENLDEKFGEIMVPTEDVIEIKQGKKVVTPKLFYPGYVLVEMEMNDVTWHVVRSTPRVTGFVGSGPTPTPLSLEEVDRIVHKVEVAAENPKPKLEFERGESVKITDGPFKDFTGAVEEINADRSTLRVMVTIFGRATPVELDFYQVEKV, via the coding sequence CTCGGGGTTTGAACGGAAGGTAGCCGAATCGCTGAAGGGCCGGATCGCCGCTGAGAACCTCGATGAGAAATTCGGCGAGATCATGGTCCCCACCGAAGATGTCATCGAGATTAAGCAGGGGAAAAAAGTAGTAACGCCGAAGCTTTTCTATCCCGGTTACGTGCTGGTTGAGATGGAGATGAACGACGTAACATGGCACGTGGTGCGGTCGACGCCGCGGGTGACCGGTTTTGTAGGGTCCGGCCCTACGCCCACTCCCCTGAGCCTGGAAGAGGTCGACCGGATTGTCCATAAGGTTGAGGTGGCGGCTGAGAATCCCAAGCCGAAGCTCGAGTTTGAACGCGGCGAAAGCGTTAAAATCACCGACGGCCCCTTTAAGGATTTTACGGGCGCCGTCGAAGAAATCAATGCCGACCGTTCGACGCTGCGCGTCATGGTGACTATCTTCGGGCGCGCCACGCCGGTGGAACTGGATTTCTATCAAGTGGAGAAGGTGTAA